CCCCGGAGTTTAGAGGGCCCTTTAAACTAAACcctctgaagctagaaaatcacgaccctgcgcacaagatttctgttttggtatctataattttaaagggtaattattggTTAAAGAGATGAGAaggagggggtgagggcccgattatttttctatgcacgGGGCCCTgtctcacctagctacgccactggtcgGCGCAGCctgtcttcttccatacttccctcATCCTTTTTTTCCTTCATCTCACAAGTAgcattcaaactcaaactcaaattcctttattcaatggAGAAGCgttacatttacttattgagggtcaaattaaacactactgccggttcggaaaaagaaacatCCTGATCTAAGAAGAACTagcaaaagaaactcagcgggttcttttcagccatatcatctttcacacaatccattcatCGCTTTATTGGTCGCCCCCTACCTAGAGGTATACCCATCCACATTCATCGTCAATACTATTACAGGGATATTCACCAttttccaatatatattttaattgtgcaatatttataatgtgtaattTGCAAATTTGTAAAATACCTGCGGTGCTATAAGGTACGGCTATAGCATAGCGACCGTTGAAATGTGAttcaattgaaacaaaaaaggagtatattccaccacgctgctccatcGCGCGTTAGTGAAGTtcacatctggcagaatttcgctgaaattagacatgcaggtttcctcgcgttgttttccttcactgtcgacttcgagatgaattatatacaccaAATGatatacatgaatattcagttgtgtTTGCCTagttttgaacccgtaatcatcggttaagacgtacgcgctctaaccactgagccatctcggctgttGCAGTAGCGTAATACTCCATAATACTGATTTATCAACTCCAATTTTTatcaatcttaattttttttttgatagcaACACTTTTTATTCTGTAACGGTAATAGCCCTGCAGAAGTAGAGAGGTATGGCTGTCGTGCTTTCAGAGATCAAAAGCACAGGAAATTACCAATTCCGACTGCGAATTTCTGGAAAAAATACCACATCCATTTCATATTGAATCAATCGAATGATTAGGTACCTCGGACCTTAGGTATTTTCAGCTTTATAATCCAACCACTAGACCAACTAGATAGTcggtttttatataagtatcgTTACGATAAATATCGTATCAGATTAAATTGttaggtatatataattaagtagttTAAATGATAAGTgtttatacacataaatattaaaataattataataatttttttctaaggCTGATTGTTAACATCTCCTTATCCcttcttattaaaaatcttattaaaaaagtaacaagtCTAGATTATTATATGATCTTTTGATTATAACTAGAATTAAGcagcaataataaatttaagtaatataaggATCGTCATTAAAACAAGATAAATCAGGTTCACgctttattttcaaaagtaaaattCTACATTAAAACTAGTATGttcttattttatacagcctCAAAGTAGTTTATACTTCCGTCATATACCAGAACCAAAGGTTGTCAGTTAAAGCCTTTGTTCTGCCTTCCAAGAAGTCGAAGCAACTCTATGACGATATCGGATTCATTGTAGTTAACAGAGAATTTACTGGCGATTGGAATATAATTGAAACTTTTAATGAAAAACGACCGGATAATGCATTCAAATGGTTTGGAGCCAtgaaatttgatgaatttgaaCATATAGTTGTAGGATATGCTCTGGACAAGGTTAGTTTAAGACATCTGACACTCTTTTGcactatttaatatgtatattttgacgAATATGGTGCCTATTTGAGAAGTAACCCTATTCGTCAAGGCTGAAAGATTGACTTCTCCTTTAAATTTGTTggattaattttacaaattgtgACTTGGAGTTAAGTATTTTGAATAAGCttgtctgtgtaggtaccatcTATTCTTTATAAACACTCTATTCTTTTGAGTATTTTGGTTTGAATGAACTAGAATAATtgtcacaagggacattactGTGAATTAAGGGTTGATGCATTCTTACAATGccaattaactaaaataaaaaatgctgtGATACCCACTTACCATAACACACTAAATGTCAGTCCGccatacttatttaaaaaaaaacacagatttTGTTGTGACTTTGTAAACAACAAAGTTGACACCattgctaaatatatttaacaggaAGCCATAACGAGACGAGAAGCTCAGTTAACAAAACTAGAAGTAGTTGTTGACATACAATTATGCCGTGAAATTTTATCATACAACCATATTATTGTTGGTTTCAATGTTCCATGCTACCATTCATGTTCTTATAACAGCTACGTCAACGAAGATGTAAGATGTGAAAATCACCACGGAGTTTTAGGAGGagcattgtttaatattaaaagcaagAAACTGTTTGGTATTGCCACTTGGGCAGCgtattataaagattttgaaTTACCAGTGGGATTTTCTGTACCAAACTCGGACTCTTATTTCGAAGATCTTGCCTGCAGTTTAAAAATACGGGACAGTCAAGCAACGAATGTGAGCGAAGGGTATTATCAAAAGCTTTGTGATGACAAAAGAATATGATGATGTGATAGTTACTTTAAGGACTGTAGTTGCTGAAAAAAGttacaatttcttttttgtattgaatttatttctctTAAAAAATGAACTTATACATTATACAAGTTAATAactaatgttgttttatttggGGCTATCTACATTAAAGTTAAATCTAAATTCAGCACCAGAGCTCGTAAACTTTAAGCTTTCTAAGTTCtggttttgtttatttgaagttttattatctgtggacTCATTAACAGTTTTTGACTCAGTGTTGCCACAACTGTCATCAACAACTGTAGTATCGCTTTCTTTAATAGTATCCTGTGGtacgttaaaattaaatttaaatgagctATCTCCAGTTGTCAAGAAAGCTGATTTTCGTAAAAATGTAGCTTTTGGCTGAGTTGGACTTTCTGAAATCTTTATTTTGCTTGCCACTGAAAAAACATCACTTTTAGTAGATAAAAACTATTCTaattatgagatttttttttctaatcttcattaatttcattataaatatttttaaatgtaattatttcaaaGAATTAATTCTAAACACAATTAACAAAAAcctgatttaatatttatttataattatgaacattTTATCTTAAACTAACCTtaacatgtattattttattagttagcTAGGTATTATTAAACACCTACTTTTTGCTAGTTTTTTCTCTTCAGCTGCCATTTTTGCTCTGTAGTCACCAAAGTGTGTTCTCATTAATTGTCTCTTACGTATCATTGGCTGGTTATTGTTCTTCAATACTGTTAAAACTTTCCAAGCTTCTTGTactgtaatataaaaacatttattttacaaaagttcTCATTATATTGGGTATATTAAGTACATGAACTGCTAACAATTGGTATAAGTACTTACATTGTTTTTCATTTCCCTTTTTCTCTGCTAAAGTTCTTTCTAGTTGTTGAATACACCAGCATAGTTGCAATTGAAATTCTCTGATGGACTCTTCAGGATTGGCATTGTCTGTTATATCTTTATCAGGCTTACAAGATTTCTGAATGGAATTGCTCTTACCCTTGTTGTGAAGTTTGGTTGCTTTAggcatatttttgttatatttaaactatgtatcgtttataaaaaaataatattttactttactagcttataatattatatgtataaatataatcttttaaacagtttctatttactttattatagaaatatatccCACGTTATATATTTGGTTTCAGTTGTTGTCACTTGCCCATTGACTCCAAATTGACTCAATTCTAAAATTTGAGCTTGACTCTTGGTAAATggtaacagattaaaaaagagtttttttttttaatttttccacgCAAAGACGTTACTTGTTCAACTTAATTTTCCTCATATCTAACATTAATTGAAAAACACGATTTACTGTGTGCAGATTAGATACTAGCTTTAAAGTTTAAGCTGATATTACTTTTTTGATCTCAAAGTGAATTCAATTTTGATTACCTTAATTTtcgtaaattaaacaaattattcattGTTTTCTCGATATAACTTCAGAATTGGTGTTTTGGAACAgttgtttttataaagaatatttcatttcatttcaattcttttttttatttattttctggcTATATACTCTAGTTTCTTAGTCGATAAAGTGGGATAACCTCAAAATTTTGATGTCAATTGTCatctgatttttaatttttcacagaAAAGAGTATGCCGCTTGGAAGATTTGGAAAAATTACTCTTTCGTGGTAAATACCTGCTTAATAATACCATTTGAGTCCCTgaatttcaaagtttttgtgGTGGTGAGCTCTgaatgtttcattttataataatataaatcagactaggttaattttatattatctgatatttcgatatttttgtGAACTAaccctgaaataaaaaatgataaccCTTTGTATGTTTAGTACGGAGaagattttttatacttttaatgacgTAGAAAGCTGTAGGTATTAAAGTTTAGATTTTCATACTTGGTCAGGTTAGCTGTTACAGTGACAAGTTTATCGCTATTTGGAGTTGCAAAGAACTCAATAAATGCCCGTCGTCTGGAGAATATGAAAGCGCGTGAACGTATGCGCAGGTCTAACGAGGGTGAATATCCTGATTTATACAGGAAATTGTGAAGGTATGACATTGTATGAATACTACTTATTCAGTCAAAATTAGAATACATTTTTCGAACTTTCTCATGCAGACATCTGATCTGCTTTTGTGTAAAcaatatcttttattaattgtatttgtaacaCAATATTCATTCCAGTCATAGagtgtaatatcatattatttttaaaatattttatctaaatataaattacttgttactttttataatttttactacTCATTTAAGAATTATCAAtacattaatgttatataaaagtcGTAATATATACAGAGCTAGCATAATTATCTACAATCTATTATTTGTCCATTTTAggtatatataacttatttattcaaACGTCAAGTGAAATAACATAACAATGGCTGTTCCGCAATTGGATCCGGCTAAACTCCAGCTGGTGCAGGATTTGGAAATAGAGATGATGTCGGACATGTATAATCGTCTTGTTGGTGCGTGCCATCGCAAATGTATACCTGTCAAATACCATGAACCTGAGCTTGGTAAGATTgccttttaagttttaataactGCATATTAAAAGTCTCACACATTATAGAGGACATAACTTAATACATaccaatcaataataaaatagcagCTATATTTGTTTGAATGTTGAAGCCTTAATAACACACATGGTTTAAATGCTGCCCAATGATGTAAGAAGTTGCAGGATCAATCCTGACCCTTGGGCTATTGTTGTCCCCACTCTTATCAAATTAGATAAGCTCAATAGGAGGGGTATATTAGTAATCtcttaaataatttctaaaataatatataataatcttctGTTGTAAAATAACCATCCCTCGGTCGAGGTAATACGACAAGGTGATTATGTAAGCTATATTGTTCCAAAGAAGCACTcagtgttaaataatatatatgtgttgaACAATGAATTAGTAATATCTTGTTTTATCACAAAATTTATCTTTAGATTTTCTTTGAGCATCTAGTATATATGTAGACTTTCAATTCTCTCCCTAGTACAGTatgcttatattattatgattttatgttatgtaGTGCTTAATAGTTCTGGAATGTCTAACTTAGTGATAATAGTAGTAACAACTATATTTTTTGACTATTCTAATATATCAAGTGCAATGTTAGTATATTGAAACATTTACTGCTATGTACAAAATACAAGCGaggcaaatattataaaactttacaacaaattactttattgagtaatgaattaataaaatacttattgtttaatttttttgtcagGGAAAGGTGAATCAGTCTGTCTTGACCGGTGTGTAGCTAAGTACTTAGATGTCCACGAACGGATCGGGAAGAAACTCTCGAACATGTCACAAGGGGAAGCTGAAGACCTAACTAAAATGAACCTTCCGGACAAGAAATAGTAGTATATAAATTACAGACATGccatgaattgtttttttttttttaaatatatttattacaaaggtAGAATTGAAccaaaaatataggtatattttattttgacattctgactacttttttttttatttcatgttttagTTACAGAAATGattgcattttaaaaataaaacaatacagatGTCTacctcaataaataaaaatcaattcatAGCAAGTTTTGTGAATTTAGTGTGCATTAATAATGCTTAATTATTTTCGTGTACAAATTaagaattgtataataaaactgtTCCAGTTGTCTTGTTCAGGTGTTAACAATTTGGTGTATGTATGATACtgcattttgtttaaaatatattattatagtgttGAAAATtagtatttagaaataaaaagaacgaaaaaatattaacattttatttcattttaatacaaCCTACACACtaaatttttaactattttctacataaaaaaaatctgtctaTGGACTAGTCGTTTTTGACATcacttttttcattaatttggCCAAAACCATAGTCGGgtgtataactttttattaactgtgctagaataaatatatttgaacagAAAAATACTACGCTCTTTagccaaataaatataaaaacttctcTACTCTTAAACTCAAGTAAGTATGCATAAAACAACCAGGCCCCTTGAGCTGACAGCCACAGGATAAACAATAGTAAAGCCTTTGCAGGCTTCATTTTAAAACTATGTACAACCAACGGCAAGAGTGATAAAAACCATATAAAGTACTGTGACGTCATTACAGTGTTGTAAGTTACTAGTATGACCGGCTGGCAAAACAGGGCGAACGGTAGGGTCTCCGGTTTAGTTCCGAACGCCAAGCTTATAACAAACAAGATAATAGCCTCGAAAATCTGTAAAATGGTCTTAACCACGTCAAAAGACAGATGGTCCATTGTTAAATATGAATAGTAAAAGAGTACAGAGAAGTTGTGCTTAGTGTCCTTTCTGAACAAATGATAAATGTACGTTTCGAATAGAAACTCGTAGCCGTACATAGCGTACATGGCCCATGTCAATAGAGATAACGTGACAACACAAGTGAGCGTTAGAATGATTTGCTTTTTATTCGGCATCAGTGACGCTATACCGGCCAAGATTGGAGTACTgcggtttattttatattcgccCAGAGACAGGTACATGGGAAAGCTCAATGCTAATGGGTATAATCGTAAATGAATCGAAATGCCGAGGAAAAAACCGGACAGTACATATTTCATGAGACCTGCAACGACATCTGTCTGTAGGAATAGTATTgatagtattacaaacagacagggCACAGAATCAGCGTTTCCTCTGCTGGAGATAGCGATACTCATTGGATTATAGATCCAAAATAAGGCACAATAAGTGGCGATCGTTGACGCATTGTTTTTATGTCGCAACTGACGCTCTACCAACTTTTTTAAAGCTATGGCTATCAGAATATCGAAcatacaaaatagttttttaccAGCGCATCGACTTATCAAAGTAGCTGGCAGTAAGATGTAAGCTATGAGCGGGCTATAGCGGTATGTGTGTCTTCTATACGGCGAGTTTCCATCGTAAACGTGATTTGCGGCGTCAATAAATACTTTGTAGTCTATGTCTGTGTAAGGAACGTCAAAGTGTCTGTCGTGGTAAGTACTGTATATAACGAGTAGGAAGCGAATCAATGCACCTATTCTTAAGTGAGTTTGAAAATCCCAAttgataactttatttattttatccataTTAAATTCTAGTTTTTAAATCTTTGGCTGCTGATGTCAAACACGCTTGGAATTCTTTGAATTCCTTTGCACAATCGTCCTTCTTAACAGAATCTTCCCTGAGCAAAACGCATCGGGCGTACACTGACGCTTGTTTCGAACACTTCGAAAATATTATGGGATATTTCGCAAATCTTTCTTTGGCTCTCTTTACGGCTTCCATAATCTATTCGAACTTTTTGGTTCGTGTGAGAGCGAATGTCGTCGGCGGCTCTGTGAAGTCCTCTCCCTCTGATTTTCTGAAGAATATGTCGTATATCGGTTTCGAAAAGAAAATTCCGACACCGAGGACCGTGAATGTAAGTTGAAACGTTTTCGGGTATCGATAAATCCAACTTCTTTGTCCAAGAGGTTTGCTACGCTGGCGACGATTGTCCATaattaactgaaaaaaaaaacaaaaaaaattgtaatcgtGGGTGACTTAAGACAAAGCATTTGCATCACCATagtattttgtgtattttattaatttttaagttagatttacattacaaataaccAAATTGCGAGCCAAATTACAAGAATCAAGGATCCATGCTCGAGTTTGAATGTTTGAatgtttatagattttttttaagattatgtcCACTCGTTATAAAGGTAGTAACTGTCTATGGAATCATAACTGTAGGAACTATGTCGGATACCCTTACAGTAATTAAAACGTGTATATAGagtactagttgttgcccgctgCTTCCCTCGCGTTTtacggtgttggttgtcacgtgtcaggcaaaaaaagaaataggcaattttcttccttggagtttgcttcatagcggGTTTGATCGAGAAAAAGCGACGAACAGACAGTTagtttcacttttataatattaatatagataaagcaGTGCAATTTGCTAGTGTGGAGCAAAATGTGAAGATTGCTCAATAAACGATCATCAAGTTTTTTGCGTATATATCCTTAAGTTCTTAAGGAAAATCAATTAGGTATCTTGCGTTTAAGTCATTAGAAAAtccattcatttatattattcgatGTATTGCAATGTCAAACCTTTGTATACCATATTCCAATCATAGGAggattaaagataaataaaccttGGATGATCATGTTTCAAGCGTTGCTATATTATACAacactagcggtcgcccgcggcttcacccgcgtagataacggttcataatcagtcttctaatatccctactgctgaggcacggtcacatttgaagaattactgcaaccggcgcttggatctattgtgataaacctcaaattcgtgatcacaacacctcagaaggaccaacatcagccacgaatctgatgaggttcttagggtcggaggccattatgccctctaaggaccggagtaagaacattttatagttctatctttcatagtttaggcatcatacgcaaaaaatcaactttggtagattttttccttttttgtccgaaaaacccaaaatatcttacggaaccctatttttttcaaaataaaatttagcctatgttatgcgggattaatttagctttcgaatggtgaaagaatttttaaaatcagtccagtagtttttgagcctattcattagaaccaaacaaacaaagttttcctctttataatattagtgtagacaAGATTATTCCACAAACTATTTACATGCGcttcaattttacttttaaagttcCGATAACAACTTCACCGACATTGAAAAAGCAATTTGCGAATACATCATGGATACCATAGGTTATTCAAGGACTCCGATATTATCGCGTCAATTCAATGCCAaagttgtatttttgtttttttcctcTTGTGTGTTGAAAAATACTACGTATTAATCAATCATTCAAAGCACATACTTTATCTGATAGATAAGAATTACACttaatgtcaaattaaaaactaccaccggttcgaaatggAAAATACCgtgatctttattttaatttgtcctTTCTTAACCAggatataatttgttttattcctATAATGTAAcatcaaaataactttatttcaattttattatgaccTTGCGCCTACAAATTttccattaatttttttaaattttaaattttaaaatgagtcATTACTTAGGCTTACTGGAATTGATGGCTTGTAAAACtgaacctttttttatatatgtagcaaatgggcaacctgatggtacGTGATCACAACCTCCGATGGGCaaaggcgctgtaagaaattttaacgattttctacatcgccaatgcgcaaccaaccttgggaactaagctgTTATGCTCCTTgtacctttagttacactgtctcacttaCCGTTCAAACTGGAACAAACAACAATGTgtactactgtttggcggtagaacaactGATATCTACTCAGACCAACCAAAGCGGTTGTACCTACTCTGATGGCCTTGtcaaacaaagccctaccacctagtaaGTACGTATACATTCATTTCCTCAAGAGTTACTGACTCAAAATTCAATgtcatataataacaatattccgTATCTCATATTCCATTCAGTCGAATAGTCATCTAAGCGTCTACTTAGATAGACCAATGGAATACTTTGTGCTAAATTTGCCGAAACTCCGTTGCTCACTCACCTTGAAATCTCCTTGCTCGGCCTGTCAGTTGCCGGCGAAAAGACTCTCGGTTCCAAGCGATACCCCTCGCAGACTAAAGACACGGGCTTGTGCTTCAGACAGCACTGTCGCATCGTTTCAAAAGCTTGGGCGCAGCGAATTTCTTGGAAGTTATTCTCTacgaattacatatatattttgtaagaaaattaaatgatcATTAATAATTTACCTACATTATAAAATccactaaaattaattgtaatttttaatagtcATCTGATTTAAGCAAATGGaactaatttaatatgtaaaggTAAAACTTTTAGAGCCacagaagtaaaaaaaaatacaaactcatTTGAAATTAAACGCAGAACGAAAATACATTCATACTTCAAATTTAGAAcagaaatgtttatatattatggcCAGATTAAAATCCAGGCTGAGCCGATGTAGATGTCTACGTGTAGGTAATCACTTATTGAACTGCAATTATACATACGGCAATAGACATACAGATgttgtattgatgtgttccgggttgaagggtgaatgaaccAGCATGATTCGTTTAGCGAGGAATGTTTAATGAATTTCCAATAGTTTAAGTATCTTACCATAGGATGGCCCATTGGTTTAAAGATTAGAAATTGTAGCatagtcaaaaatattttaatatatacgtattcctattttaatgatttgaatCAACttcgttaaataattataagtagtaATTATATCCGTTTGAAGTGCATTTATTAAATCaagcgaatatatttttagatggaatattttttttataatattaaggcGTTCGAGCAAATGGAccatctaatggtaagtggtcactaactTCTAGAGACATTAACGGTGTAAGAAATGTTGAATATTTCCAATGCGCCAGCAACCTTTCCTTACCCGTCTAGGTAAGCATAGACCCCTACCATAgagaaaattaatgttaaatattttctagtTACCTATTTTTAGTGTTTCGGTTAAACTAAAGCATACAATCAGCGTTATTAGCAGTATTAGTATGAATCGTTACGTCACTAGAAAACGTAGGCGATGCCATTTTACTTAAgataattaaagatttattttcaaactaaaaataaattgacggTTCTCTTCTAAAACATTtactttaatcatattttttgcaaatattCCTTTATCTacactatttaaaaacacaagtatacatacttacatatatgtatacattagtTTAGCTTGCGGCTTTACtggcgcgaaatttataaaacaaaaccaaaataatttaaaaaaaataaaaattacctaaTGCAAAACAGCCACTTTTATCCCCGTGAGAAGTTAAAAAGTaatctatgtattataaatgagaaagtaactttgtAAAACTTTGTTTAACAGATATGTTACAGGCATGTTGTTTGA
This DNA window, taken from Vanessa cardui chromosome 26, ilVanCard2.1, whole genome shotgun sequence, encodes the following:
- the LOC124540632 gene encoding GPI mannosyltransferase 1, with amino-acid sequence MDKINKVINWDFQTHLRIGALIRFLLVIYSTYHDRHFDVPYTDIDYKVFIDAANHVYDGNSPYRRHTYRYSPLIAYILLPATLISRCAGKKLFCMFDILIAIALKKLVERQLRHKNNASTIATYCALFWIYNPMSIAISSRGNADSVPCLFVILSILFLQTDVVAGLMKYVLSGFFLGISIHLRLYPLALSFPMYLSLGEYKINRSTPILAGIASLMPNKKQIILTLTCVVTLSLLTWAMYAMYGYEFLFETYIYHLFRKDTKHNFSVLFYYSYLTMDHLSFDVVKTILQIFEAIILFVISLAFGTKPETLPFALFCQPVILVTYNTVMTSQYFIWFLSLLPLVVHSFKMKPAKALLLFILWLSAQGAWLFYAYLLEFKSREVFIFIWLKSVVFFCSNIFILAQLIKSYTPDYGFGQINEKSDVKND
- the LOC124540636 gene encoding uncharacterized protein LOC124540636 produces the protein MEAVKRAKERFAKYPIIFSKCSKQASVYARCVLLREDSVKKDDCAKEFKEFQACLTSAAKDLKTRI
- the LOC124540633 gene encoding UPF0488 protein CG14286, with the translated sequence MPKATKLHNKGKSNSIQKSCKPDKDITDNANPEESIREFQLQLCWCIQQLERTLAEKKGNEKQLQEAWKVLTVLKNNNQPMIRKRQLMRTHFGDYRAKMAAEEKKLAKMASKIKISESPTQPKATFLRKSAFLTTGDSSFKFNFNVPQDTIKESDTTVVDDSCGNTESKTVNESTDNKTSNKQNQNLESLKFTSSGAEFRFNFNVDSPK
- the LOC124540657 gene encoding uncharacterized protein LOC124540657; translation: MNTFVTVFFSFFAVNHCFNDKWYLQRRADDNELNLNETYFPTLKNYHVNGKRVSESEYPWIARVIHSPKNFAPHICTATCIDENVFITAARCVYILKVVYTSVIYQNQRLSVKAFVLPSKKSKQLYDDIGFIVVNREFTGDWNIIETFNEKRPDNAFKWFGAMKFDEFEHIVVGYALDKAERLTSPLNLLD
- the LOC124540635 gene encoding mitochondrial import inner membrane translocase subunit Tim10; translated protein: MAVPQLDPAKLQLVQDLEIEMMSDMYNRLVGACHRKCIPVKYHEPELGKGESVCLDRCVAKYLDVHERIGKKLSNMSQGEAEDLTKMNLPDKK